A window of the Lolium perenne isolate Kyuss_39 chromosome 7, Kyuss_2.0, whole genome shotgun sequence genome harbors these coding sequences:
- the LOC127316665 gene encoding transcription factor bHLH62 encodes MEGSRAGGGNGGDYISSLLNSSPMLDFGVLGGAPALDGAGDCLERFCGDPGFAERAARLSSFNGQRFAAGLIGMPPPAPGTEFGSGSREASSVSDPASAMKDANAKKRKAPAAKGKAKEPSVSTSGQAGEQGESDAKRCKTGEAEKKVTNTVKPKAEQTGSDSSVEDGEQKKGKGKNGKPVEPPKDYVHVRARRGQATDSHSLAERVRRERISQRMKFLQDLVPGCNKVIGKALMLDEIINYVQSLQRQVEFLSMKLATVNPLDFSNLPTLLHKDMFQACGPSASSVFSLESSSSAFPFSDQGDVFQSFVPNSMESQCTLNQLDLALSQTTNAQYGFQDGMASTNLQQQVRNYWEDDLQSVFHVDNGQSHDNGASAESFHGDLQAGQMKMEF; translated from the exons ATGGAGGGCAGCAGGGCCGGCGGTGGCAACGGCGGCGACTACATTTCCAGCCTGCTGAACTCGTCCCCGATGCTCGACTTCGGCGTGCTGGGCGGCGCGCCGGCGCTGGACGGCGCCGGGGACTGCCTGGAGAGGTTCTGCGGCGACCCGGGCTTCGCCGAGCGCGCCGCGCGGCTGTCCAGCTTCAACGGGCAGCGCTTCGCCGCGGGGCTCATCGggatgccgccgccggcgccCGGTACGGAGTTCGGCAGTGGCTCGCGGGAGGCGTCCTCCGTGTCCGACCCGGCCTCCGCGATGAAGGACGCCAATGCCAAGAAGAGGAAGGCGCCGGCCGCCAAAGGCAAAGCCAAGGAGCCTTCCGTCAGCACCTCTGGCCAG GCAGGGGAGCAGGGTGAATCGGATGCCAAGCGGTGCAAGACGGGCGAAGCCGAGAAGAAGGTGACGAACACGGTGAAGCCCAAGGCAGAGCAGACCGGCAGCGACAGCTCGGTGGAGGACGGCGAGCAGAAGAAGGGCAAGGGGAAGAATGGCAAGCCGGTGGAGCCCCCCAAGGACTACGTCCATGTCCGGGCGAGGAGAGGCCAGGCCACCGATAGCCACAGCCTCGCAGAGAGG GTGAGAAGAGAGAGGATCAGCCAGAGGATGAAGTTTCTCCAGGACCTCGTTCCAGGATGCAACAAG GTGATTGGCAAGGCACTGATGCTTGATGAGATCATAAACTATGTGCAGTCGCTTCAACGGCAAGTCGAG TTCCTGTCCATGAAGCTAGCAACTGTGAATCCACTCGACTTCAGCAACCTGCCCACTCTCCTACACAAGGAT ATGTTCCAAGCCTGTGGCCCTTCAGCGAGCTCTGTTTTCTCGCTCGAAAGCTCCAGTTCCGCGTTCCCATTCAGCGACCAAGGAGACGTTTTCCAGTCGTTCGTGCCCAACAGCATGGAGAGCCAGTGCACCCTGAACCAGCTAGATTTGGCCCTGTCTCAGACTACAAACGCACAGTACGGTTTTCAGGATGGAATGGCCAGCACGAACTTGCAGCAG CAAGTTAGGAACTACTGGGAGGACGATCTCCAGAGCGTTTTCCATGTCGACAACGGGCAGAGCCATGACAACGGGGCTTCGGCAGAGAGCTTCCACG GTGATTTGCAAGCAGGCCAGATGAAAATGGAGTTCTAG